A region of Vitis riparia cultivar Riparia Gloire de Montpellier isolate 1030 chromosome 12, EGFV_Vit.rip_1.0, whole genome shotgun sequence DNA encodes the following proteins:
- the LOC117927382 gene encoding geranylgeranyl transferase type-2 subunit beta 1-like isoform X2, producing MGGKIGELEAEKHVQYILLVEKRKGDFESVVTEHLRMNGAYWGLTTLDLLGKLEIVDQDEVVSWVMECQHESGGFGGNIGHDPHIVHTLSAVQVLALFGKLNVLDIDKITNYIAGLQNVDGSFSGDMWGEIDTRFSYIAICCLSLLQCLDKINVEKAVNYIVSCKNLDGGFGCTPGAESHAGQIFCCVGALALTGSLHHVDKDLLGWWLCERQVKSGGLNGRPEKLPDDRENGGISDRPDDAVDVFHTYFGVAGLSLLEYPGVKAVDPAYALPVHVVNRIFFSR from the exons ATGGGAGGAAAAATAGGAGAGCTGGAAGCTGAGAAACATGTTCAATACATTTTATTAGTTGAAAAG AGGAAGGGTGATTTTGAATCAGTGGTAACAGAGCATCTAAGAATGAATGGAGCATACTGGGGATTGACCACTCTAGATCTTCTTGGAAAGCTGGAAATAGTGGATCAAGATGAAGTTGTTTCATGGGTCATGGAGTGTCAACATGAATCTG GTGGGTTCGGGGGTAACATCGGACATGATCCACATATAGTGCATACCCTCAGTGCAGTGCAAGTTTTGGCTCTTTTTGGCAAGCTAAATGTTCTTGATATTGATAAGATCACAAATT ATATTGCTGGGCTGCAGAATGTAGATGGGTCCTTTTCAGGTGACATGTGGGGTGAAATTGATACACG GTTCTCTTATATTGCTATATGTTGTCTCTCTCTATTGCAATGTCTGGACAAAATCAATGTGGAGAAGGCTGTGAACTACATCGTGAGTTGCAAAAATCTGGATGGTGGGTTTGGATGTACACCTGGTGCAGAATCCCATGCAGGGCAGA TATTCTGTTGTGTGGGTGCTCTTGCTTTGACGGGTTCTCTACATCATGTTGACAAGGACCTCCTTGGGTGGTGGTTATGTGAACGGCAAGTCAAATCTGGAGGACTAAATGGTCGGCCAGAGAAGCTTCCTGAT GATAGGGAAAATGGAGGAATTTCTGATAGACCTGATGATGCCGTGGATGTCTTCCATACATACTTTGGAGTCGCAG GACTCTCACTTCTTGAATATCCAGGAGTGAAAGCTGTAGATCCAGCTTACGCTTTGCCCGTCCATGTAGTGAATAGGATTTTCTTCAGCAGATGA
- the LOC117927264 gene encoding xyloglucan endotransglucosylase/hydrolase protein 9 isoform X1: protein MAVPSVLPLLFGFLAFSVVVFVGSASSSKFTELFQPGWAFDHFLYEGELLKLKLDNYSGAGFSSKSKYMFGKVSIQIKLVEGDSAGTVTAFYMSSDGPNHNEFDFEFLGNTTGEPYLVQTNIYVNGVGNREQRLNLWFDPTKDFHSYTFLWNQRQVVFLVDETPVRVHTNMEKHGLPFPKDQPMGVYSSIWNADDWATQGGRVKTDWSHAPFIASYKGFEIDACECPIAVAADDNAKRCSSSGEKRYWWDEPTLAELNLHQSHQLLWVRANHMVYDYCTDSARFPATPVECQHHRH from the exons ATGGCTGTGCCCAGTGTTCTTCCATTGTTGTTTGGGTTCCTGGCCTTCTCTGTTGTTGTGTTTGTGGGGTCTGCTTCTTCCTCAAAGTTCACAGAGCTTTTCCAGCCCGGTTGGGCTTTTGACCATTTCCTCTACGAAGGAGAGCTTCTCAAGCTAAAACTTGACAACTATTCTG GAGCTGGGTTTTCCTCCAAAAGCAAGTACATGTTTGGAAAGGTCAGTATTCAGATCAAGCTCGTGGAGGGCGACTCTGCTGGGACTGTCACTGCTTTCTAT ATGTCATCAGATGGACCAAATCACAATGAATTTGATTTCGAGTTCCTGGGCAACACCACTGGGGAGCCCTACCTGGTTCAGACCAATATTTATGTCAATGGTGTGGGCAACAGAGAACAAAGATTGAACCTCTGGTTCGACCCCACCAAGGACTTCCACTCCTACACATTCCTGTGGAATCAGCGCCAAGTTGT ATTTCTTGTTGATGAGACCCCAGTACGTGTGCACACCAACATGGAGAAACATGGGTTACCATTCCCAAAGGACCAACCCATGGGAGTGTACAGCTCTATATGGAATGCAGATGACTGGGCCACACAGGGAGGCAGGGTCAAAACTGATTGGAGCCATGCACCCTTCATAGCATCCTACAAAGGTTTTGAGATTGATGCCTGTGAGTGCCCAATAGCAGTGGCAGCAGATGATAATGCCAAGAGGTGTAGCAGCAGTGGAGAGAAGAGGTACTGGTGGGATGAGCCCACATTGGCTGAGCTGAACCTACACCAGAGCCACCAGCTCCTGTGGGTTCGAGCCAACCACATGGTTTATGACTACTGCACCGATTCAGCTAGGTTCCCTGCGACTCCAGTCGAATGCCAGCACCACCGCCACTAG
- the LOC117927382 gene encoding geranylgeranyl transferase type-2 subunit beta 1-like isoform X1, whose amino-acid sequence MGGKIGELEAEKHVQYILLVEKRKGDFESVVTEHLRMNGAYWGLTTLDLLGKLEIVDQDEVVSWVMECQHESGGFGGNIGHDPHIVHTLSAVQVLALFGKLNVLDIDKITNYIAGLQNVDGSFSGDMWGEIDTRFSYIAICCLSLLQCLDKINVEKAVNYIVSCKNLDGGFGCTPGAESHAGQIFCCVGALALTGSLHHVDKDLLGWWLCERQVKSGGLNGRPEKLPDVCYSWWVLSSLIMIDRAHWIDKDKLIKFIIECQDRENGGISDRPDDAVDVFHTYFGVAGLSLLEYPGVKAVDPAYALPVHVVNRIFFSR is encoded by the exons ATGGGAGGAAAAATAGGAGAGCTGGAAGCTGAGAAACATGTTCAATACATTTTATTAGTTGAAAAG AGGAAGGGTGATTTTGAATCAGTGGTAACAGAGCATCTAAGAATGAATGGAGCATACTGGGGATTGACCACTCTAGATCTTCTTGGAAAGCTGGAAATAGTGGATCAAGATGAAGTTGTTTCATGGGTCATGGAGTGTCAACATGAATCTG GTGGGTTCGGGGGTAACATCGGACATGATCCACATATAGTGCATACCCTCAGTGCAGTGCAAGTTTTGGCTCTTTTTGGCAAGCTAAATGTTCTTGATATTGATAAGATCACAAATT ATATTGCTGGGCTGCAGAATGTAGATGGGTCCTTTTCAGGTGACATGTGGGGTGAAATTGATACACG GTTCTCTTATATTGCTATATGTTGTCTCTCTCTATTGCAATGTCTGGACAAAATCAATGTGGAGAAGGCTGTGAACTACATCGTGAGTTGCAAAAATCTGGATGGTGGGTTTGGATGTACACCTGGTGCAGAATCCCATGCAGGGCAGA TATTCTGTTGTGTGGGTGCTCTTGCTTTGACGGGTTCTCTACATCATGTTGACAAGGACCTCCTTGGGTGGTGGTTATGTGAACGGCAAGTCAAATCTGGAGGACTAAATGGTCGGCCAGAGAAGCTTCCTGAT GTCTGTTACTCATGGTGGGTGCTTTCAAGCTTGATCATGATTGACAGAGCTCATTGGATTGACAAGGATAAGCtcattaaatttataatagaGTGTCAG GATAGGGAAAATGGAGGAATTTCTGATAGACCTGATGATGCCGTGGATGTCTTCCATACATACTTTGGAGTCGCAG GACTCTCACTTCTTGAATATCCAGGAGTGAAAGCTGTAGATCCAGCTTACGCTTTGCCCGTCCATGTAGTGAATAGGATTTTCTTCAGCAGATGA
- the LOC117927264 gene encoding xyloglucan endotransglucosylase/hydrolase protein 9 isoform X2: MISGAGFSSKSKYMFGKVSIQIKLVEGDSAGTVTAFYMSSDGPNHNEFDFEFLGNTTGEPYLVQTNIYVNGVGNREQRLNLWFDPTKDFHSYTFLWNQRQVVFLVDETPVRVHTNMEKHGLPFPKDQPMGVYSSIWNADDWATQGGRVKTDWSHAPFIASYKGFEIDACECPIAVAADDNAKRCSSSGEKRYWWDEPTLAELNLHQSHQLLWVRANHMVYDYCTDSARFPATPVECQHHRH; encoded by the exons ATGATTTCAGGAGCTGGGTTTTCCTCCAAAAGCAAGTACATGTTTGGAAAGGTCAGTATTCAGATCAAGCTCGTGGAGGGCGACTCTGCTGGGACTGTCACTGCTTTCTAT ATGTCATCAGATGGACCAAATCACAATGAATTTGATTTCGAGTTCCTGGGCAACACCACTGGGGAGCCCTACCTGGTTCAGACCAATATTTATGTCAATGGTGTGGGCAACAGAGAACAAAGATTGAACCTCTGGTTCGACCCCACCAAGGACTTCCACTCCTACACATTCCTGTGGAATCAGCGCCAAGTTGT ATTTCTTGTTGATGAGACCCCAGTACGTGTGCACACCAACATGGAGAAACATGGGTTACCATTCCCAAAGGACCAACCCATGGGAGTGTACAGCTCTATATGGAATGCAGATGACTGGGCCACACAGGGAGGCAGGGTCAAAACTGATTGGAGCCATGCACCCTTCATAGCATCCTACAAAGGTTTTGAGATTGATGCCTGTGAGTGCCCAATAGCAGTGGCAGCAGATGATAATGCCAAGAGGTGTAGCAGCAGTGGAGAGAAGAGGTACTGGTGGGATGAGCCCACATTGGCTGAGCTGAACCTACACCAGAGCCACCAGCTCCTGTGGGTTCGAGCCAACCACATGGTTTATGACTACTGCACCGATTCAGCTAGGTTCCCTGCGACTCCAGTCGAATGCCAGCACCACCGCCACTAG
- the LOC117927382 gene encoding geranylgeranyl transferase type-2 subunit beta 1-like isoform X3 has protein sequence MNGAYWGLTTLDLLGKLEIVDQDEVVSWVMECQHESGGFGGNIGHDPHIVHTLSAVQVLALFGKLNVLDIDKITNYIAGLQNVDGSFSGDMWGEIDTRFSYIAICCLSLLQCLDKINVEKAVNYIVSCKNLDGGFGCTPGAESHAGQIFCCVGALALTGSLHHVDKDLLGWWLCERQVKSGGLNGRPEKLPDVCYSWWVLSSLIMIDRAHWIDKDKLIKFIIECQDRENGGISDRPDDAVDVFHTYFGVAGLSLLEYPGVKAVDPAYALPVHVVNRIFFSR, from the exons ATGAATGGAGCATACTGGGGATTGACCACTCTAGATCTTCTTGGAAAGCTGGAAATAGTGGATCAAGATGAAGTTGTTTCATGGGTCATGGAGTGTCAACATGAATCTG GTGGGTTCGGGGGTAACATCGGACATGATCCACATATAGTGCATACCCTCAGTGCAGTGCAAGTTTTGGCTCTTTTTGGCAAGCTAAATGTTCTTGATATTGATAAGATCACAAATT ATATTGCTGGGCTGCAGAATGTAGATGGGTCCTTTTCAGGTGACATGTGGGGTGAAATTGATACACG GTTCTCTTATATTGCTATATGTTGTCTCTCTCTATTGCAATGTCTGGACAAAATCAATGTGGAGAAGGCTGTGAACTACATCGTGAGTTGCAAAAATCTGGATGGTGGGTTTGGATGTACACCTGGTGCAGAATCCCATGCAGGGCAGA TATTCTGTTGTGTGGGTGCTCTTGCTTTGACGGGTTCTCTACATCATGTTGACAAGGACCTCCTTGGGTGGTGGTTATGTGAACGGCAAGTCAAATCTGGAGGACTAAATGGTCGGCCAGAGAAGCTTCCTGAT GTCTGTTACTCATGGTGGGTGCTTTCAAGCTTGATCATGATTGACAGAGCTCATTGGATTGACAAGGATAAGCtcattaaatttataatagaGTGTCAG GATAGGGAAAATGGAGGAATTTCTGATAGACCTGATGATGCCGTGGATGTCTTCCATACATACTTTGGAGTCGCAG GACTCTCACTTCTTGAATATCCAGGAGTGAAAGCTGTAGATCCAGCTTACGCTTTGCCCGTCCATGTAGTGAATAGGATTTTCTTCAGCAGATGA